The Arachis ipaensis cultivar K30076 chromosome B05, Araip1.1, whole genome shotgun sequence nucleotide sequence TTTTGATTTTCAGGACAAACCTATATGTTCAGGATCTCAAATGTGGGGTTGTCAACCTCAATCAACTTCAGAATTCAGGGTCATAAACTGAAACTAGTTGAGTGTGAGGGATCACACACTCTACAGAACTTTTATGACTCACTTGATGTGCATGTTGGCCAATCAGTTTCTCTGTTGGTAACCTTGGACCAACCCCCAAAGGATTATTACATTGTTGCCTCAACAAGATTCACCACAAAAGATCTCACAACAACTGCTGTGCTTCACTATGCAAACTCAGGTTCCCCTGCATCTGGACTCTTGCCTCCTGCTCCCCCTGCTAATAAATATGACTGGTCCATGCAACAAGCTACAAGCTACAGGTTAGTATGAATACATAGACACTGGGAAATTAAATATAGACCTATTTGAAATATGACAAACTATGAGGTTATGTGCTTGCTAATGATTTTGATCTGTTTGAAATGAATTACTGATGCAGATGGAATCTGTCAGCAAATGCTGCTAGGCCTAATCCACAAGGATCATTCCACTATGGAAAGATAACTCCTACAAAGAGGTTTTTGTTTGCCAGTACAGCACCCTTGATCAATGGAAAGCTCCGGTATGCTGTTAACTCGGTCTCCTATGTGAACTCGGATACCCCTCTGAAGCTTGCTGATCACTTCAACATCCCCGGAGTTTTCGACACGAGTTCCCTCCAAAGCAATCCCTCGAATGGCGCAGCACGCATTGCTACCTCGGTGGTCCCAACTGCTCTCCATGATTTCATTGAGGTTGTTTTCCAGAACAATGAAAATGCCATGCAATCTTGGCATCTTGATGGCTATGATTTTTGGGTTGTTGGGTATGTGCTTCCGCTAGTATCTATCTTTACTTAGAATTATATATTGGATAGTTCTATTGATGCTCATTGCTTCAATTACAGTTATGGTTTCGGCCAGTGGTCACCCAACAGTAGAAATACATATAATCTTGTGGACGCTCTGACCAGACACACTGCCCAGGTTTGTGTCCGAATACTTAAGAAATTAGTTGAAGCGACAATTATTCTGAAACAGAAAGAGTAATTAATTGGATTGATTAAAATGAATGTAGGTGTATCCAAACTCTTGGACTGCAATATTGGTGTCCTTGGATAACCAAGGTATGTGGAATATGAGGTCCTCAATATGGGAGAGGCAATATCTTGGGCAACAATTCTATCTGAGGGTGTGGAATGCACAGCAAAGCCTTGCCAATGAATATAACATTCCCAATAATGCCCTCCTTTGTGGCAAAGCCGTTGGACGCCACTCCTAGAATCAGTTATCAGCTATCACCTTCAATTTCTAGTCATGAGAGCATGACTACATTATATATTCTTTTTAGAGAAGAAAGTCACAGAGGGAGAAGTTCATTTCTCTGTTTTCAGGCTCGGTTACTTCTAATGTGTCAAATTTTTCATTGCTTATTTATAATTTGACAATCAATTCATCCGGTGTTGTTTACTGTTATAATTTGAGAGAGGTGTACTTACTGCACAATGTGGCTAGTTGAGAAAGCAAAAAACTAGCCCTGCGTCCAGGAATATATAAGAATGTACTATCAAATCAACTTGCTGAAGGTTGTTCAAGATTTAATTATAGGTTTTACATTTGAGCTTTAGATGTGTTATATATTTAGAAAGAAAAGGTTTTATCGCACTGCCTTTTATCGCACTGCCTCTTAAGTTATGTATTTTACCTAAAACAATTAGAGTACCTATAGTAGGAGAACATGGGTAGTTAAGCTAAGGGAATGGATCGTCTTAATTGTCAATAAAAATTGAGAAGATCTATTCCCGTTAAGCTAACCGTCTATAATGCACGGATATCGACTCAAAtacaagaataataataatattttaatattttattgatattaagatataaattaataaaagtttaattactttgttggttcttacagtttcgtaaaattttcaattagacttctatattttttttcttttaattgggtctctgcactaatttttttttaaattagtttttttagtagtaattgacttaattttatagggacccaactaaaaaaaatttttggtgcAGAgacccaaataaaaggaaaaaaatccaattaaaaaaaattttggtgcaaggactcaattgaaaggaaaaaaagtacagaaacctaattaaaaatttcgcaaaacctaattaaaaatttcgtgaAATTATAagaaccaacagaataattaaaccattaataaattataaatctaTAGTGAAATTCTAGAATCTTACTGTACTTAACTAGTGAAATTTTTGTATTCTAGTCATTTTTTTCTCGCAATTGCCTTTTTTTGATAGCATATCGTAAAAGGAGTAATCTCTGCATATAAGCAATTAacgcttacaagtcttacaagttctTTACCTTCAAACGCGCGTCTTGTGGCATGTGTATTTCACGCGCCTCCTTAATAGACTTTTAAATCAATTAACACGCAAATATATAACTTCCTTTTTTCAAAGGATTTCGTTTCCTTTTtcgaatttcttgccttctttgtTCGATCTCGTTCGTGcgtttctctttgccttttcattcGTTGTTTACGTTCGTTTCTCACTAGTTTCTCCTTCGTTATTTACGTGtgtttctctctattttcttgcTTCGTTTTTCTCGATTTTCatagtttctgaaatcaagctttgaaatcgttttgaagataatggatgattcaacttcagattgtcagctgaaccagtgcgaagtggattttgaatttgaatcgaaTGAAGTTTCTGAGGTGTGATTTAGTTTCAGTTAATTATTGAATATGAATTTGATTCAATTAGTCGTTTATGATTGTTTAGCTGAATAATgcgtgaacattgactgtgaaattaatgcgtgaacattgactgtgaattaaatctaatgtactagttttgattaattttgtGTATTTTATATCAGATgttc carries:
- the LOC107642801 gene encoding L-ascorbate oxidase homolog — protein: MGRSTSMLHSLCLVVALLCVCAVEAEDAYKFYTWTVTYGTLSPLATPQQVILINGQFPGPRLDLVTNDNVVLNLINKLDEPFLITWNGIKQRKNSWQDGVLGTNCAIPPNSNYTYKFQTKDQIGTFSYFPSTAFHKAAGGFGGLNVYHRSVIPIPYPNPAGDFTLLIGDWFKTNHKTLRQTLDSGKSLGLPDGLLINGQTRPTFTGNQGQTYMFRISNVGLSTSINFRIQGHKLKLVECEGSHTLQNFYDSLDVHVGQSVSLLVTLDQPPKDYYIVASTRFTTKDLTTTAVLHYANSGSPASGLLPPAPPANKYDWSMQQATSYRWNLSANAARPNPQGSFHYGKITPTKRFLFASTAPLINGKLRYAVNSVSYVNSDTPLKLADHFNIPGVFDTSSLQSNPSNGAARIATSVVPTALHDFIEVVFQNNENAMQSWHLDGYDFWVVGYGFGQWSPNSRNTYNLVDALTRHTAQVYPNSWTAILVSLDNQGMWNMRSSIWERQYLGQQFYLRVWNAQQSLANEYNIPNNALLCGKAVGRHS